ACGATTGGTATATTAAGGGTTTGATTTGAACACTTTGGGGATGCATCGGTTTTTCCTTTTTCTTGCTATTATCTTTCTCTTCATCACACCTACATATGCTAAAGTGATTCTTTGGACTTGGAATCGCGTTGATGATTTAAGTTTTGTAGAACCTCATATTGCAAAGATTGCAGCTTTAGCGGCAACTTTTAAAATTACTCCTCAATATTTTAAAATAGAACCACGTCTGAATCGTTTTGTTACCCCCCAAGAAGGGTATAAGACTGCTGTGTTTAGATTAGAAATTGATCAAAAAGTGAGTGTAAATAATAAGATGATTCAAACAATTATTGAAAACATTCACGGTATGTCAAAGGATGCTGAGGAAATTCAGATCGATTTTGATGCGACAGTCTCTCAACGCAAACTCTATAAAGAAATTTTAGAGCATCTTAATGTAAAAACGTCGGATCAAAAAGTATCCATGACAGCACTTGCTTCCTGGTGTGTTCATGACAATTGGATTGATGAATTACCCATTTCACATGCTGTTCCTATGCTCTATAATATGGGGCGGGATGGAGAATTAATCAAAAGAGCGTTTAGTCAATTTGAGGGATGGCGTGCATTAAAGTGTAGAGGACATATAGGGATATCCCTGAGTGAACTTTCTAACATTCCTCATAAAATCAATTTAAATGATTATGAAGTGCATATTTTTAACTCTCGGCCTTGGACACTACAAGATTATGAAACGATAAAAAAACGGATGTTGTTATGAAACGAATATTTTTGCTCTTTGCGATTGTATCAATCCTTCAATGCTCTTCTATAAGAGCATGTGGGCCGGAACGTTGCGGCGCTGTTTTTTTTGATGGAATAGAAGATAATTATTTTAGTAAAGAAGTTGGCTTTAACGTGGATCAATTTCTTAATGGTCAACTTGGTGTTTTGCATCCTCGCTTAAGTCTTCTTAATCTATGGGTAGCTTATCGTTATTTGTCAGGGAAACCTCTTGTAGAAGAAGAAAAGTCAAGTTTTTTAGAAGCCTATGATAGAGCTTATCCAATGGGGATGCCTATTGTGGAGGCCGTCTCAGGAAGAGTGAAAAAGACTAAAGAAGAAATCACATCGTTTCCAAATGCAAATATTGAATGGCGGCAAAAAGCTGAGGAAATATTAGGTGAAAAATTAGATCCATTGCCTACGTATGCTTTCTTTGAGACTCAAAAGGGAGATAAAAAAACTTATGTTTCTTTTGAAGATTGTCCAGAGGAAGCGTTTCGAAGTGCAAATGCACATCTCAATCAACTCATTACAAAATATGGTAGTTCTTCTCTAGTCACAAAGCGATGGGCAAAAAATCAATACAAAGTTTTTTCAAATTGTTCTGCCGGAGATATTGTTCTGCCGGAACCTTTGGAAAGTAGTGTCCAACAAGCTGAGCTTAAAGATTATGCCTATCAAGTGGCTGCAAGTTATTTTTATGCTGCTGATTATTTAAAAAGTGCTGAACTGTTTGAAGAGATTTCAAAGGACTCTTCTTCGCCCTATCGAGACATAGCCTTGTATTTAACCATCCGATCTTATTATCGACATTACCTTTATAAAGAGGGGACAGTTGAAGAATTCTTTAAGGTTTTTTCTCGATTATCTTCAGATCTTAAAAAGGGGCCTTATTGGCGTGAGGCCCAAAACATCGAGCAATATATGAAAATTCATTTAGCGCCCAATGTAGCATTGCAAGACTTGGCGAAAAGAATTACTCAAGCAAATAATCCCGTGGAAACACAGAACCTGGAAGATTTGATATATCTCTATAAAACTCGAGGAGAATTCTTTAAAGAACAAGATTTTCTTGATTGGATTCGCCTTTATCGTGACGATAAAGATCATCAAGAATGCTATGAGATGTGGAAAAAAACACACTCTGAACCATGGTTGATAGCTGCTCTTGAAAAGATTTCGGAAACATCTTCACCGCCTGAAGATCTTATGAATGCAGCATTGATTTTAGCTCCATCTTCTCCTGCATATATAACTTCTCGCTATCATTTAGCGCGCATTTATAAAGAAATTAACCCGGATACGTCTCATAAGATTATTGAAGAAGTGTTACAAAATGATACTCTTCTGCATCCTGTGCGCAATCATTTTTTGGTTCTGAAAGCGAAGATAGCAGGAGACTTTGAGACATTTCTCAAAAGTATTATCCAACAACCTGTTCTGAATACATGCGATTTTCATTTAAAATCCGATAAGGATTTTTCTGACGATTTTTTCTTAACGCTTCAACAAATTCCAGTTTCATATTTCTCCAAGGGATTAAAAATAAATGGACTTCCATTGTGGCTCAAGGAAAGATTTTTAATTGCTGGTTGGGTCCGGTCTGTTCTTTTGAACCGTATGAATGACGCCGTAAAACTTCAATCTAAATTTGATTTTTTTTCACCCGAAATAAAAAAGACTTTGCAAAAATTGAAACTGACAAAGAATAAAAAACTGCAGCATTGGAGGGGGCTTTATATTATTGCGCACTATCCACAATTGAGCATCATGGTTCATCCTAATTATTGGAGAAGAGGCTTTGAAAAAGAAGCTTCTCTTGTTGATACATCAAGTGGCTTTAGAGATAATTGGTGGGACCCTCGACAGCTTTTAGCTCCCTATAATCCGCAAAAATTTCTTTCAAAGGATGAACAGACTATTGCTTTTGAAGAATGGTCAACTCTTCAAGAAATGTTCAAAAATGGGACCGTGGACTATTTTGCAAAACAAGCGTTGGAATGGTTTAAAGCATATCCAAAAGATCCTCTTGTGCCGGAAATGCTTCATTACGTTGTACGTATGAGCCATTATATGGATGCTCCAGAGTCTTCTCTCGTAGCCTTTAATATCTTACATAAATATTTTAAAGGACACCCTTTTACATTAAAAACGCCATATCATTATTACGTTCCAGTAAAAGAAGATTGAGTTTATTGTTGGGGTTTTGAATTTTGAATAAACAGAAAAGCCGTTAACCCCATGGTTGCAATCCACCAACTTTGCCATAAGCCGTAGGAAACCGAGAAAAATACAAATACAGTTGTAAGTCCCGCAGCAGCAGAAGCCTGATGTATTTTAGATTTAATGCAAGTAATGTTCTTCAAGATGATAAAAAGAAAAACTAAAAAAATAATAACACCGATTGCACCTAATTCAAGCCATACCTGTAATGCTCCATTGTGGGGGTGTAGTGGTAGGGAAGAGATACCCATAGGATTGTTGGTTCCAGCCGGGATTAGTTTAGAGGAGCTTAATCCAAATCCTAATAATGGACGTTGGGAGATAAGCGAAGAAACATATTCCCAAATATATAAGCGATGAAGACCAGAGGCTCTAAAATCAATTAAAAACTTTTCCCATCGTTGGGGTTGTAAAATTGTAGAGCTTAAAAATGGGGCAATTATAATATAAAACATGAGTACGACCCCTAAACAAATTACAGCAAAGCGCCGAAAAAACCATACTATGCAAAATACGATAAATCCTAAAATCAAGGCGCTTCGTCCTGCATAATGAGGAGTAAGCCATGGTATAAGAAAGACAAAAAATCCTAGTAAAAGGCTTAAATATTTCTTTTGTAGCGTAACACCCCAGGAGAAAAGAGGCCAAAAAAAACAGAAAATGACAGTTATGGTAGGGGTAATATTTGAGTTATGCCATGGTTTATCAACGGTATAAGTCGTAAAAATTTTGGTAATCATACCATGACTTAAAATATCAATGACGCTGATTAACATTAAAGTGATCAATCCAACCATTAGAGAATTATAGCTAAGCCTTAAAGACTGTGTGGAGTCAGTGATAATGCATACAGCGAAAAGCAATGGTAAAAGGTGCAGAGAGGACTCAAAAACATTTTTGGGCCAAGGCGACCATAAAGCACTTATTAGGGTATAGGCTCCTAAAATAAGAAGCCATTTTTGATGGGATTCTTTTATGGGAAGTCGGAAACCTTCTAGCAAGGAGATGATCACGAACAAGATTATTAAAATAACCATTGGTTTCCCGTAGGCTAAAAAGGCAGCAGGGGCGATCAAAAATGCTAAAAATATTTTAAGAGAATTTAATATGTTTTTATTCATTCTCTAAAAATTTCTGCTTATTTAAAAAGGGAGCCCAATCTTTTATTAATGTATTAGCAACTTGTTCTGCAGCGGAAGAACTTTGGCTATTATCATTTTTTATAATTGGATTCATAATAAAAAACTCATTTAAATAAGCCAGCCTTCCTGCATTATATTCAGAATCGACATGCGCCTGATGGGTAGTATTCATAGCTGTGTTCCAATAAGCAATAACTTTCATAGGGCCTACAACATCAATAGTTTCTGAAACGGATGAAGTTGAATCACCAGGAACAAAAAACACATTTTTGTTTCCTGCTAATTTAATAATACCTAAGACCCTATCCATTTGACCTGGAGTGTTTTGCTGAAAATCATAAAGAGTGATGCCTGCCTTCACTTTGTCTTTCAATGTCGTCACAAAAGTTTGAGTAACGTAATCCGGTTTTCCATCTTTATGTGCAGTTGGAATAATATTATGAGGCTCAAGAGGATATCTTGATCCTGTTCTGGGACCATTCAGGATAAAAACGTGGGCTTGCCGACGATGGGCTTCTTTTACGATGTAATGAGCAAGTTCTTGAGCAAAATTAGCGGTAAAAAGTCGTTGCTTGCTTTTTTCATCGGGTGCATCTCCACCTAGGAGAATAGCAATGTAAGATTTTGCTTTTGGTAAGTCTGGCATAAATTCTTGATATGCTGATTCTGCGGCTTCTTTTGTGCGATTATGAGGCACGCCTATGGTTGTAATAAGTTTAGAACGCGTACCTGAGATCTTTTGTTCAAACTCTTTATTCACTGTATGCTTAGGGAGAATGATATAATCGCAGTGATCAATGAGCTCTAGAGATTTATCTGTAAGCATATGTGATGTATGACAAGTGATCAGGTCCTTTATTTCTTCTACATCTTGTAATACTTGAATGCCTTCTTCTCCCACGGTTAAAAGAACACGTTGGATATTTGCATTTGTTGGTTGAGATAACGCTTCCACAAGAGCTTCTGTGTTTTTTATATCAAAGTCTTTATCGATATTATTGATAGAATCGCGCCACTTATTTATGAGCGCTTCTTTAATGCCCATGACTTGATTCATATCCCCTTTACGTTCTTTATTTGTTAACGTGTAAATTGCAAGTTCTTTGCCGAAGACATTTTCACGGCCAGTAAAAATGAGAATGAGAATAAAGAAAAAATATATTTTTTTAAGCATAAGCCATGTCCTTTAAGCTTTATCTTGTGAGTATTCGAGCAATACTCTTCTTCACTTCCTCTGTTTTTAAGGGCTTTTGGAAGAAATCTTCAGCGCCTAGTTGTTGCGATTTTAAACGGTTATTGGGATCTGAAGACATCACAATCACAGGGATCAAACGCAGTGCTTCATTTTGTTTAAGGTTCTCAAGCAATTCTAGTCCTGTCATATTCGGCATATTGACATCTGTAATAATTAAATCAGGAGATTTGCTTATGATGGTGGCAAGACCTTGCTGTCCATCTTTAGCTTCTATTACTTCCAGTTCAGTGCTAAAAGTTTCTAGAATTTCTCGAACTGTTTTGCGAAAAACTTCCACATCATCAATAACAAGGACTTTCTGTGTAGTTAACCCGGTCATAGAATGGCTCATTGACGTTTGCCTTTAATGAGAGTGATGATGTGAGTGATGTGCGCCTTTAAACCTTTGTCCTATATGATCTTGATGACGATTCTTAGCAATTTTTATTTGACGTTGACGTTCACGCAGTCTTTTTACTTTTTCTGGGGACTTTTTATCAAAACATTGAGGGCAATGTACGCCTTCTTCATAATGAGCAGAAATTTTATCAGCATCAGAAAGAGGGTAGCGACACCCAAAACAAAGGTTATAATCACCTTCAGTGACCCCTTCTTTGACAGCTACTCTGTTGTCAAAAACAAAACATTCGCCTTCCCAAAGGCTCTTTTCCGTAGGTATAGTTTCAAGGTACTTTAAGATACCACCTTTCAATTGATAGACTTCATCAAATCCTTCAGCCAACATATAGCTAGAAGCCTTTTCACAACGAATACCACCTGTGCAAAACATAGCAATACGCTGCTTTTTATTTTTAAAGTGCTCTTTGATATATTTGGGAAAATCTCTAAAAGAGTTCGTCTTGGGATCGAGAGCTCTCTTAAAAGTACCGATCGCCACTTCATAAAGATTGCGCGTGTCGATTACTTGAACATCTGGATCTTGAAGTAATTCATTCCATTCGTGGGGATCAAGAAACTTACCAGTGACATTTGCTGGATCTAGTCCTTTCACTCCTAAAGTAACGATCTCTTTTTTCAGACGAACTTTTAGACGATAGAAAGGTGATCTCTCTGTATAAGACTCTTTATGTTCTAAATCTTTCATGCGAACATCACTCTTCAAAAATCTTAAAAGAGCATCTATTCCATCGCGTGGTCCAGCGACAGTGCCATTAATGCCTTCTGGAGCTAAAAGTAATGTGCCTCGAATGTCATAGGGAAGGCATAACTCTTTAAGACGTTGACGCCACTCCTTGTAATCGGAAAAAGGAAAAAATTTATAAAGGGCTGCAACTACAATAGTCATCTCTTAATACTCCTTAGAGTTTTTCTATAATTATTTTGGGCTAAAAGGCAAGTCCAAAGGGGCATAGGCAAAAAAACAGACCTTAATCTTTAAAAATATCTTTATCTTGCGTTACTGCTTTTTGCCCATTTTTTATTTTAAAATCAATGGATTCTGTGCCTAATGCTTCTCCTTCAATTGATAAAAGTCTAAAATGGGTTGTTAGCACATCTTCGCTATCTTGTTGGGGAAGAATAGCTTGTAGGACGTTGAATCCTGTCAGTGTTTGTTGAGAAGGGAAGTCAAAAACTAAAAGATTACCGTTTGTGTTAGAGTTTATATAGCTATAATCGTGACGTTCACTCTTTAATACTCCCTCAACGCGCACATTAAACTCTATTTTTTTCAAGTTCATAGGTGTGGGATGAAGGATGATAGGGGCTGTACTTCTTACTTGTGATTTTTCTGTTAAGCCAAAAGGGATTGAAGACGCAAAACTATATTTCATATCATCTTCATCAACGATTTCTGCTATTTGAATATGGGACGGAATATGCACGTTACTAATTTGTTCAAGAATAGCCGGAAAATCAACGGCACTAAGAGAGATAAGAGGTTGTAGAGGCACTACAGGACCTTGGAAATAAGATTCCCAAGCTTGATCTATTCCTGTAGTGGATGTTATTAAAGTTGCTTCAGATGGAGAGCAGAAATTCCAAAATCTTGTTGGAAAAATAAATCCTCTATCAAAAGTAAATAAGCTGACATCAACATGATATACAGGGGGTAAAGAATCATCTTGTTGATTTTGATGAAGAACGATCATCACATTACTAATTTTCTTTGGCTCAGGTAGGCTAAAAACAAAAGGTTTTGTTATATAAGACACTCTTTTGGTTACTGGAGCTATTCCAGGTTGAATACCGCAACCATGCATAGTCAAACCTAAGCAAACATGTTTAACGGACGTTTCTAGTGTTCTAAAAGTCTCTGTTGCGCTTTCTGAAGATGGGAAAAGCTTGTTATTCTTACCTTTATCAATAATTTGACCATCCTCATCAACGTAAGTAATTGTTAAACGTGGACTTTTAAGATCAATAGATTGGCCTCTTGAATTAAAACCTTTATAATGAGCTGGAGAGACAAAAGACTGATAAGAAGGAAAAGCTTCCAAATCTAGGATTTCTTTGATTTTATAAGTTTTTTCTTCCTCACTACTGTCAGAAGCTTTAAGAACTGACGGCGATATTACCAAGCTTAGGACGAATAAAATAATATGTTTTTTCACAGTAAAATCCTTTTAAAGAGTTGCTTCATCAAAATCACGATTCAAAAGTAATAACGAAATCGCCTCTCGCAGTTCATCTATTCCCCGGTGTTTTTCAGCGCTCGTTGCTATGACACCTGGATAAGCAGCTGTATGTTCTTCAATAGATTTCAGAGTTTTTTTGTGAACAATTTCCAGCTCTTTTTCAGAAAGTTTATCGGTTTTTGTAAGGATAATCTGATAGGAAACTGCAGCATCATCCAGCAATGTCATCATCTCTATATCATTTTTTTTGAGACCATGGCGACTATCAATGAGCAAATAAACACGCTTTAAATTGGGCCTCCCTAAAAGATAAATCTTAAGGAGTTTAGTCCAAGCTTTGACCAAGTCTTTTGGTGCTTCTGCATAACCATATCCAGGTACATCCACAAGGCGTAGGGTTTCACCAAGAGCGAAAAAATTTAAAAACTGAGTGCGTCCTGGAGTATTTGATGTACGAGCGACGTCTTTACGATTTAAGACAGCGTTTAAAAGAGAAGACTTGCCAACATTTGAACGGCCGGCAAAAGCAATTTCAGGCATGTCTGGAGGTGGCAGCTGTTCTAGATAGGCAACGCTCAACATAAAAGTACAGTCTTCGGCAAAAAGCCATCGGGCATAAGACCGATGGCTTTCTGAAGTCAGATCAGAAGGTTTTGATTTTTTTGTCATTTATTTTTCGATTTACGCTCATCTAGCTTCATTAAGGACCACTGTTGAATGATACTTAAAAGGTTGGTCCAAGTCCAATAAATGACCAAGCCTGCTGGAAATTGAGCCAACATTACAGTGAACATAAAAGGCATAAGCATAAAAATTTTCGCTTGAGCTGGATCTGCAGGAGGAGGACTCAGCTTTTGCTGAAGAAACATAGTTCCTCCCATGAGCAAAGGCCACACACCAATCATTAGATAGCTAGGGGGAGCCCAAGAAATCAATCCGAACAAGTTAAATAAACTTGTGGGGTCTGGAGCAGATAGGTCATGAATCCACCCATAAAAAGGAGCGTGACGCATTTCGATTGAAATATACAGCACTTTATAAATAGAGAAAAACACCGGGATCTGCACCAACATGGGTAAGCAGCCAGCCAGAGGATTAACCTTTTCTTTTTTATAAAGAGCCATCATTTCTTGATTCATGCGTACTTTGTCATTTTCATAAAGTTCACGAATGCGTGTGAGTTGTGGTTGAACTTTCTTCATACGTGCCATGGAACGAAAAGACTTATTGGCTAATGGAAAAAGGGCAATACGAATCAAAATAGTTAAAAAGATAATGGCTAGTCCTAAGTTACCCAACCAGCCGTTAAAAAATGTGAGTGCATAGAAAATAGGCTTAGTTAGGAAGTAAAGCCGACCAAAATCAACGGCTTTATCAAAATGCTTAATGCCCAAAGTTACTTCGTACTGATCTAAAACTTCGAGGACTTTAGCACCGGCAAATAAGTGGGTAGTAGCTTCAATGCTTTCTCCTGTTTTGACAACCTGAGCGGGGCTTAAATAATCCACACTATAATGATCTGAAGCACCTGAAGGGTCTTGAGTGACAGGAGTGTTTTTATAATTAACACGGGCTTGCATTTTTTGATCTGGAATCAGTGCAGTTAACCAGTATTTATCTGTAATTCCCATCCAACCCCCTTCACTCTGATAAGAGTCCAAAGGTTTTTTCTGCAGATCTTTATAATCAATTTCAATGAGTTTATCATTTAAGTATCCAAGCGGTCCTTCGTGAAGGATCATAAAGCCTGATGTTTTGGGGGTACCAAATCGATTGATAATTCCATAAGAACTTAAATTAAGAGAATTATTCGTTTTGTTGGTCACACGATCTGTAATCGTGAACAGGTATTGGTCATCGACTTTGATAACACGTTCAAAAATAAGGCCCTGTCCATTATTCCAATGTAAAGTCACGGGCTGATTGATTTTTAAAATCTTTTGATCTGCTTGCCAAAGAGTGGACATATCAGGCAATTTTTGACCTTGCTGATCGCTTACCCAACCAAATTCAGCAAAATAAGGATTTTGCGTATTTTGTGGATTGAGCAAAGCAATCGTTGGACTGTTAGAAGTACCATTTTCTCTATATTCTTCAAGAGATAGATTATCAAAACGAGCCCCGGTAAGGTTAATAGATCCCTTTAATTTAGGAGTCTCAATTGTAATGCGAGGGTCACTTTTAATGGCCTGATCTACAGACACTGGGCCAGAGAGAACTGGCTGTGTTGTTGGACCATTGGTCATAGGAGCATTCGCATTTTGAGTGCTGGTCGTTTGTTGAACGCTGGTTTCTTGCAGCTTTTTATCCCGAGGACGTTCATAAAAATAGTTCCAACCGATAAAAAAGATCGTCGTAAGAATAAGTACAAATAATAAGTTAAGGTTATTTTTCTGGTCCATGGTGGATCCTATTTTTTGAAGTGAGTTGATTGTGGAACGGGGTCAAAACCACTTTTACCCCAAGGATGACATTGACTGATGCGCTTTAGGCTCAAAAAAGACCCTTTTATGAGCCCATGAATTTCGAAGGCCTCAAGAGCATAACTTGAGCACGTTGGTGCAAAGCGACAATTATGACCAAGAAGAGGAGAGATAAACAAACGATACCCCTGTATTAGTCCTTTTAATATAAAGATGAGAGGCATGCTAAGCAATTTAAGCATGACTTTGTTCCTTACGTTCGCGTGCAAGCCGTTCTAAATGGGAGAGTGCCCATTCCAAATCTCTTTGAATATGTTGAAAATCCTTAGTGACAGCTTGAGGACGCGCACTTAAAAGATAATCGCCTGAATGCATTGGCTTAGTTTCAGCATGGAGACGAAAAGCTTCTCTTAAGCGACGACGCGCTCGATTGCGAATGACAGCTGTTCCCATTTTCTTTCCTGCTGACAGCCCAAAACGCACATCAGACCCAGGGCGATCGATATAACGAATGGTAAAAGCTTCGGTCACCCACCGTAGTCCTTTCTGACGGAGTGCTTCGAAATCTTTTTGAGATGTAATCGTCAAAACCTTGACCAAACGCTAAGCACTAAGGCGTGCTCTACCCTTTGCGCGACGATTAGCAATAACACGACGACCGCCGGGTGTTTGCATGCGAGATAAAAACCCATGCCGACGCTTACGGATCAAGTTTTTAGGTTGATATGTTCTCTTCACGAACGTGCTCCTTAAAAAACGAAAATATTGATAATCAGCTGTATAGGACTTTCTTCATCTAATGTCAACGAAATGGTGAAGATAAGGCAGACTCTTTAGTTTGTTGATGTAATGTTTAAGTAATAATTGAATTTTACTATGACTGCTAATGTTATCTTGACGTTTAATCTAGAAAAAGATAAGCATGTCCTGTAAGTCTATAAAATAATTATATTAATTTTATTAACAGGGAGACAATAAATGACGAAATTTTGGCGCATAGCTTTAGTGCTGCTCGCGATTTTCACCTTCCAAGGAGGTGTAGTAGCATCAGAGTTGCAAGAAGAAAGTAAAGAGAGCGTAGGCTCCTCTTCAAAGAGTGGAACTGGCGTGGCTCAACCTTCAAGATTATCAAAAGGATTTTGGGATTTTGTAGAAGCTGGGAAAGGCTATATTCCAAGCGTCCCTGCGTGGGTTCCGTTGATTGGCAAAAAAGGTACTGTTAATCAGTCAGGGCTGCGTCCTACTGAGCGTGACCTTCCCGATCCAAGAGCTGTGTCTTTTTGGAGGACCAAAAAGGGAATGGTAGTCATTGGCGTTGGAGGAATTGCCCTGGCTTATTTCTTAGCGCCAGAGACAATGTGTGCTGGAGCTGGATGGATTTCTCATAATCTTTCTTTATCAAGTTTGCAGAATTACTTGCCTGAGACTGTTTTGAGCTGGGTCGGTTCAGTTTGTCATATTACAGCTGATCAACTTCCCCCAACTGATACTTTCGTTGGTGATGTCCTTGAAAAGGTTGTTGATACAGGTGTTTCTCTTATTCAATCAGGAGGTAGTGCAGTATCAGAGACATCTAGTAATCCACTGGTTGATATGACTTTACAAGCTGTAAACAATTCCCTAGGCGGGGCATAATTTTAATACCACTTTAGGTTTGAAAAAAAGCCGTCCTTTAGGGGCGGCTTTTTTTATGGCATGATGAGAGATAAAGTTGTTTGCATTTGAGGATTTTATAAATGATTCTGGGTATTGGTAGCGATATTGTTGAGATTGAACGTATAGCAAAACTACAAGAGCGTTTTGGGGAAAGATTCTTAGAAAAAGTTTTTACACCCGACGAAAGGCGTCGCGCTCTAGATTCCATTAATGGAGCGGCGAGTTTAGCAAAACGTTTTGCGGCAAAGGAGGCGTTCCTCAAAGCGCTAGGCTCAGGTTTTTCTCAGGGTGTTTCATGGCACGAAATTATGGTGACCAACGATCCTCAAGGAGCGCCTTATATAACTTTAACGGGTCAAGCACTAAGTTTAGCTGAAAATAAAGTTCCTTCTGGACATCAGTTGGCTATCTTTTTGAGTCTCTCTGATAGTCAAACTGTGGCTCATGCTGTGGTGGTTCTGGAGGCTCGTCCTGAATAATAGACTGCCCAAGTCTAGGATCTGAGACTATTATGTGTTACAAATTCATACTGAAATCGTTAAAGAGGTTTTTTAAATGACAAAGAATACTTTGCCTGTTGAAATTATAAAACTTGATCATGGGGAAGATCTACCCTTGCCTAGCTATGGAACAGAAGATAGTGCAGGGTTGGATTTAGCAGCGGCTATTCCAGAAGATATCATTTTAAATCCAGGTGACAGGGTCTTGGTGCCAACGGGTATCAGTATTGCTTTGCCATGCGGGTTTGAAGCTCAGATTCGTCCAAGATCTGGATTGGCTTTAAAACATGGTCTTACCGTTTTAAATACACCAGGAACTATTGATGCTGACTATCGTGGAGAAGTGAAAGCGATTTTGATCAATTTGGGTCAAGAGCCTTTTACAATTGAACGAGGTATGCGAATTGCTCAATTAGTGATTGCGCGTTTTGAAAAAATTACGTGGGTTGAAATTGGTGCTCATGACTTTGAAGGACGTGGCGGCGGATTTGGGTCCACAGGGTTAAAGGTCGTTGGAGCATGAAAATCACTTGGGCTCTTTTTATTCTAAGCGTTTTTTTTATGGGGAGTGTTCTGGCCCATGCACCTAAAAATGCGTCAGAATCCTCAATTAAAGAAATGACGAAAGAGCTTAAAAAAGAATTTTGTAGTTATTACGCTTCTTTAAGATCTGATGAAGTGAATTTAAGAGTAGGTCCAGGAAGTGAATATCCCGTGGAATGGATTTATCAACGTAGCCGTTTGCCTGTCGAGGTGATAAGTGAGTTTGGTTTCTGGCGTAAAGTGAGGGACTATGAAGGGACTGAGGGAT
The sequence above is drawn from the Candidatus Nucleicultrix amoebiphila FS5 genome and encodes:
- a CDS encoding O-antigen ligase family protein, which gives rise to MNKNILNSLKIFLAFLIAPAAFLAYGKPMVILIILFVIISLLEGFRLPIKESHQKWLLILGAYTLISALWSPWPKNVFESSLHLLPLLFAVCIITDSTQSLRLSYNSLMVGLITLMLISVIDILSHGMITKIFTTYTVDKPWHNSNITPTITVIFCFFWPLFSWGVTLQKKYLSLLLGFFVFLIPWLTPHYAGRSALILGFIVFCIVWFFRRFAVICLGVVLMFYIIIAPFLSSTILQPQRWEKFLIDFRASGLHRLYIWEYVSSLISQRPLLGFGLSSSKLIPAGTNNPMGISSLPLHPHNGALQVWLELGAIGVIIFLVFLFIILKNITCIKSKIHQASAAAGLTTVFVFFSVSYGLWQSWWIATMGLTAFLFIQNSKPQQ
- a CDS encoding ELM1/GtrOC1 family putative glycosyltransferase translates to MLKKIYFFFILILIFTGRENVFGKELAIYTLTNKERKGDMNQVMGIKEALINKWRDSINNIDKDFDIKNTEALVEALSQPTNANIQRVLLTVGEEGIQVLQDVEEIKDLITCHTSHMLTDKSLELIDHCDYIILPKHTVNKEFEQKISGTRSKLITTIGVPHNRTKEAAESAYQEFMPDLPKAKSYIAILLGGDAPDEKSKQRLFTANFAQELAHYIVKEAHRRQAHVFILNGPRTGSRYPLEPHNIIPTAHKDGKPDYVTQTFVTTLKDKVKAGITLYDFQQNTPGQMDRVLGIIKLAGNKNVFFVPGDSTSSVSETIDVVGPMKVIAYWNTAMNTTHQAHVDSEYNAGRLAYLNEFFIMNPIIKNDNSQSSSAAEQVANTLIKDWAPFLNKQKFLENE
- a CDS encoding response regulator; the protein is MTGLTTQKVLVIDDVEVFRKTVREILETFSTELEVIEAKDGQQGLATIISKSPDLIITDVNMPNMTGLELLENLKQNEALRLIPVIVMSSDPNNRLKSQQLGAEDFFQKPLKTEEVKKSIARILTR
- the trhO gene encoding oxygen-dependent tRNA uridine(34) hydroxylase TrhO, producing MTIVVAALYKFFPFSDYKEWRQRLKELCLPYDIRGTLLLAPEGINGTVAGPRDGIDALLRFLKSDVRMKDLEHKESYTERSPFYRLKVRLKKEIVTLGVKGLDPANVTGKFLDPHEWNELLQDPDVQVIDTRNLYEVAIGTFKRALDPKTNSFRDFPKYIKEHFKNKKQRIAMFCTGGIRCEKASSYMLAEGFDEVYQLKGGILKYLETIPTEKSLWEGECFVFDNRVAVKEGVTEGDYNLCFGCRYPLSDADKISAHYEEGVHCPQCFDKKSPEKVKRLRERQRQIKIAKNRHQDHIGQRFKGAHHSHHHSH
- the yihA gene encoding ribosome biogenesis GTP-binding protein YihA/YsxC, yielding MTKKSKPSDLTSESHRSYARWLFAEDCTFMLSVAYLEQLPPPDMPEIAFAGRSNVGKSSLLNAVLNRKDVARTSNTPGRTQFLNFFALGETLRLVDVPGYGYAEAPKDLVKAWTKLLKIYLLGRPNLKRVYLLIDSRHGLKKNDIEMMTLLDDAAVSYQIILTKTDKLSEKELEIVHKKTLKSIEEHTAAYPGVIATSAEKHRGIDELREAISLLLLNRDFDEATL
- the yidC gene encoding membrane protein insertase YidC produces the protein MDQKNNLNLLFVLILTTIFFIGWNYFYERPRDKKLQETSVQQTTSTQNANAPMTNGPTTQPVLSGPVSVDQAIKSDPRITIETPKLKGSINLTGARFDNLSLEEYRENGTSNSPTIALLNPQNTQNPYFAEFGWVSDQQGQKLPDMSTLWQADQKILKINQPVTLHWNNGQGLIFERVIKVDDQYLFTITDRVTNKTNNSLNLSSYGIINRFGTPKTSGFMILHEGPLGYLNDKLIEIDYKDLQKKPLDSYQSEGGWMGITDKYWLTALIPDQKMQARVNYKNTPVTQDPSGASDHYSVDYLSPAQVVKTGESIEATTHLFAGAKVLEVLDQYEVTLGIKHFDKAVDFGRLYFLTKPIFYALTFFNGWLGNLGLAIIFLTILIRIALFPLANKSFRSMARMKKVQPQLTRIRELYENDKVRMNQEMMALYKKEKVNPLAGCLPMLVQIPVFFSIYKVLYISIEMRHAPFYGWIHDLSAPDPTSLFNLFGLISWAPPSYLMIGVWPLLMGGTMFLQQKLSPPPADPAQAKIFMLMPFMFTVMLAQFPAGLVIYWTWTNLLSIIQQWSLMKLDERKSKNK
- the yidD gene encoding membrane protein insertion efficiency factor YidD, which translates into the protein MLKLLSMPLIFILKGLIQGYRLFISPLLGHNCRFAPTCSSYALEAFEIHGLIKGSFLSLKRISQCHPWGKSGFDPVPQSTHFKK